In Arachis stenosperma cultivar V10309 chromosome 1, arast.V10309.gnm1.PFL2, whole genome shotgun sequence, one DNA window encodes the following:
- the LOC130940532 gene encoding 4-coumarate--CoA ligase CCL1-like, with product MEPTRNHDHHHGGDHHFIFRSKLPDIYIPTHLPLHTYCFQNLSHFKDRPCLINATTGDTFTYAAVELTARKFAAGLNNLGVRQGDVILLLLQNCHQFVFAFLGASYRGAIVTTANPFYTPAEVAKQATASAAKLIITQASFVDKVKDLARDKHIKVVCIDAPPQGCLDFSELTEADEGDIPAVKIFPDDVVALPYSSGTTGLPKGVMLTHKGLVTSVAQQVDGENPNLYIQHDDVVVCVLPLFHIYSLNSVLLCGLRVGAAIVIMHKLEVVGLLQVVEKHRVSVAPLVPPIVLAIVKSGEVTRYDLSSIRMVMSGAAPLGKDLHDAFRAMLPNATFGQGYGMTEAGPVLSMCLAFAKEPFEVKSSGACGTVVRNAEMKIVDPLTAASLPRNHAGEICIRGNQIMKGYLNDAKATEDTIDKEGWLHTGDIGYMDDNDELFIVDRLKELIKYKGFQVAPAELEAMLISHPNISDAAVIAMKDEAAGEVPVAFVVRSNASKISEDEIKLYISKQVVFYKRINKVFFVDSIPKAPSGKILRKHLRARLASGLEV from the exons ATGGAACCAACAAGAAACCATGATCATCATCACGGTGGTGACCATCACTTTATTTTCCGTTCCAAGCTGCCAGACATTTACATCCCAACCCACCTCCCTCTCCACACTTACTGCTTTCAGAATCTCTCCCACTTCAAGGACCGTCCTTGCCTCATCAACGCCACCACCGGCGACACTTTCACCTACGCCGCCGTCGAACTAACCGCCAGAAAATTCGCCGCCGGACTCAACAACCTAGGTGTTCGTCAAGGCGAcgtcatcctcctcctcctccagaACTGCCACCAGTTTGTCTTCGCCTTCCTTGGCGCCTCCTACCGTGGTGCCATCGTCACCACCGCCAACCCCTTCTACACCCCCGCCGAGGTCGCCAAGCAGGCCACCGCCTCCGCTGCTAAGCTCATAATAACTCAGGCGTCCTTCGTGGACAAGGTAAAGGATCTGGCCAGGGACAAACACATCAAGGTCGTGTGCATCGACGCGCCGCCGCAGGGGTGCCTTGACTTCTCGGAGCTAACAGAGGCGGATGAGGGCGACATCCCTGCCGTGAAAATCTTCCCGGATGATGTAGTTGCGCTGCCGTATTCGTCCGGCACGACGGGGCTCCCAAAAGGGGTGATGCTAACACACAAAGGGTTAGTGACGAGCGTGGCTCAGCAGGTGGACGGAGAGAACCCCAATCTGTACATTCAGCACGATGATGTGGTGGTTTGCGTGCTTCCACTGTTCCACATTTACTCGCTGAATTCGGTTCTGCTGTGCGGGCTTCGAGTAGGGGCTGCAATAGTGATAATGCACAAGTTAGAGGTGGTGGGGCTGCTTCAAGTGGTTGAGAAGCACAGGGTGAGCGTTGCGCCATTAGTGCCTCCGATTGTTCTTGCAATAGTAAAGAGCGGGGAGGTGACACGCTACGACTTATCGTCCATTCGGATGGTGATGTCCGGTGCGGCCCCATTGGGTAAGGACCTTCACGATGCTTTTAGGGCCATGCTTCCTAATGCCACCTTTGGCCAG GGTTATGGGATGACGGAAGCAGGTCCAGTGCTTTCGATGTGTTTAGCGTTTGCAAAGGAACCTTTTGAGGTGAAATCATCAGGTGCGTGCGGGACCGTCGTAAGAAACGCAGAGATGAAGATTGTGGATCCTCTCACGGCTGCTTCCCTCCCCAGAAATCATGCCGGTGAGATTTGCATCAGAGGCAACCAGATTATGAAAG GTTACTTAAACGACGCTAAGGCGACAGAAGATACCATAGACAAAGAGGGATGGTTGCACACAGGTGATATAGGATATATGGACGACAACGATGAGCTATTCATCGTTGACCGCTTAAAGGAGTTGATCAAATACAAAGGATTTCAAGTGGCTCCCGCTGAGCTCGAAGCTATGTTGATTTCTCACCCTAACATTTCCGATGCAGCTGTTATAGC CATGAAAGATGAGGCAGCAGGAGAGGTTCCTGTTGCATTTGTTGTAAGATCAAACGCGTCTAAGATATCGGAGGATGAAATCAAGCTATATATCTCAAAGCAG GTTGTGTTTTACAAGAGAATCAACAAAGTTTTCTTTGTGGATTCAATCCCAAAGGCACCGTCAGGTAAGATTTTACGAAAACACCTCAGAGCAAGGCTTGCATCTGGCCTTGAAGTTTAG